One Oryza brachyantha chromosome 3, ObraRS2, whole genome shotgun sequence DNA segment encodes these proteins:
- the LOC102709069 gene encoding probable pectinesterase/pectinesterase inhibitor 13, which produces MADGDGPGSTKLIIGGLAVLLLVVMVIGTVAVVLMDHAADDGDLNKRGMSSTTRTVDLFCAPTDYHATCKDTLARVLARSSDPADHPHAAAAAAITAVERELARGFERSSVLEAVRGSNDTLVVEALRDCRMLLDDCRGDVARALTSVAWRGVDGPAQDLQVWLSAVITFQGSCVDMFPKGPIKDQVRDTMEKAREISSNAIAIIQQGAAFAAMLDLHASESHPDGNEVNVDVDDSHHDENRHLEEFSSSSSSSPVPTWVGNEERKLLAAGEEFVSGLTPNVTVAKDGSGDFTNISAALDALPETYIGRYVIYVKQGVYEETVNITNRMANITMYGDGSKMSIITGSKSIADGTRMWKTATFAVDGDRFTAMRLGIRNTAGEEKQQALALRVKSDRSIFFNCRIEGNQDTLFAQAYRQFYRSCVISGTVDFIFGDAAAVFQRCVLLVKPPLPGKPAVVTAHGRRDRQQTTGFVVQHCQVLADEQFSGNRSSSSSSPSPSPAPPLAYLGRPWKEHARTIVMESVLEGFVHSQGYMPWEGRDNLGEAFYGEYGNTGAGANSTGRQELHGFHVLSKDKAMQFTVGHFLHGADWIPESGTPVTLGFFG; this is translated from the exons ATGGCGGACGGCGATGGGCCGGGGAGCACGAAGCTGATCATCGGCGGCCTGGCGGTGCTCCTGCTGGTCGTCATGGTGATCGGCACGGTGGCGGTCGTGTTGATGGAccacgccgccgacgacggcgacctgAACAAGCGCGGCATGAGCTCGACGACGCGCACCGTGGACCTATTCTGCGCGCCCACGGACTACCACGCCACGTGCAAGGACACCCTGGCGCGCGTCCTGGCGCGCTCCTCCGACCCGGCCGACcacccgcacgccgccgcggcggcggccatcacGGCGGTAGAGCGGGAGCTGGCGCGCGGGTTCGAGCGGTCGTCGGTGCTGGAGGCGGTGCGGGGGAGCAACGACACGCTGGTGGTGGAGGCCCTCCGCGACTGCCGGATGCTGCTCGACGACTGCCGCGGCGACGTGGCCCGGGCGCTCACCAGCGTCGCGTGGCGTGGCGTCGACGGCCCGGCGCAGGACCTCCAGGTGTGGCTGAGCGCGGTGATCACGTTCCAGGGCTCCTGCGTCGACATGTTCCCCAAGGGCCCGATCAAGGACCAGGTCAGGGACACCATGGAGAAGGCCCGCGAGATCTCCAGCAACGCCATCGCCATCATCCAGCAGggcgccgccttcgccgccatgCTCGACCTCCACGCCAGCGAGAGCCACCCCGACGGCAACGAGGTCaacgtcgacgtcgacgacaGCCACCACGACGAGAACCGCCACCTCGAGGagttctcctcctcctcctcctcctcccccgtccCGACGTGGGTAGGCAACGAGGAACGGaagctgctcgccgccggcgaggagttCGTGTCCGGGCTCACGCCGAACGTGACCGTGGCCAaggacggcagcggcgactTCACCAACATCTCGGCGGCGCTGGACGCCCTGCCGGAGACGTACATCGGGAGGTACGTGATCTACGTGAAGCAAGGCGTGTACGAGGAGACGGTGAACATCACCAACAGGATGGCCAACATCACCATGTACGGCGACGGCTCCAAGATGTCCATCATCACCGGCAGCAAGAGCATCGCCGACGGCACCAGGATGTGGAAGACCGCCACCTTCG cggtggacggcgaccggttCACGGCGATGAGGCTGGGGATCAGGAACACGGCGGGGGAGGAGAAGCAGCAGGCGCTGGCGCTGCGGGTGAAGTCGGACCGGAGCATCTTCTTCAACTGCCGGATCGAGGGCAACCAGGACACGCTCTTCGCGCAAGCCTACCGCCAGTTCTACCGGAGCTGCGTCATCTCCGGCACCGTCGACTTCATCTtcggcgacgcggccgccgTGTTCCAGCGGTGCGTGCTgctcgtcaagccgccgctgcccggGAAGCCCGCCGTGGTGACCGCGCACGGCAGGCGCGACCGGCAGCAGACTACCGGCTTCGTGGTGCAGCACTGCCAGGTGCTCGCCGACGAGCAGTTCTCCGGCaaccggtcgtcgtcgtcgtcgtcgccctcgccgtcgccggcgccgccgctggcgtACCTCGGGCGGCCGTGGAAGGAGCACGCGAGGACGATAGTGATGGAGTCTGTCCTGGAAGGGTTCGTGCACTCGCAGGGCTACATGCCATGGGAAGGCAGGGACAACCTCGGCGAGGCGTTCTACGGCGAGTACGGCaacaccggcgccggcgcgaacTCCACCGGCCGGCAGGAGCTGCACGGGTTCCACGTGCTGAGCAAGGACAAGGCGATGCAGTTCACGGTGGGGCACTTCCTGCACGGCGCCGACTGGATACCGGAGAGCGGCACGCCGGTGACGCTAGGGTTCTTCGGCTGA